CCAGGGTTCTCAGGCGCGTGCCCGTGCGGCGAGATAGGAGTTTAGACAGGGCTATGCGAATAGAGAAGTCAATGCGAAAAGCTTCCCCACCCGAATAGAGTTCGTAGCTGCGTTCGCCGAGTTCGTCGCTAATTTTAATGTCGAGGGTTTCGCGCGTTCCCCCGGTTTTGAGGTCGCGCAGAGATTCCAGGGCGATTTGGGTGCGGTTGTCCGTCAGGCGCGCGAGAATGCGATTGGCTTCTTCTTCGATTTCTGGAATGGCCTGTTCGATGATGAGTGCCTGAATGCCGTCTTTGCCAAATGCGGTGGTCAGTTCGCGGTAGATGCGGATGTCGCGTTCGCAGGATTTGATTTTCTCCTCAACGGCGTTTTGTTCTGCGCTGAGTGCATCGCAGTGTTCAATTTGGGATTGCAGGGCGGCATTCTGCTGGAGCAGGTTGTCGCGCTGGGCGCGCATCTGTGCAATAGTTTTTTCCAGAGTATTGGCTTCTTCAAGGGTTGATTCGGCGCTGTTGATGGCTGCGGTGATTTCCGTCAGGCGTTGTCGCGCTTGCCCGTCGCGCTCTGTGAGTTCTGTGAGGCGTTTTTTTGCGGTGTTAAATTGCGTTTGCGCATTTTCAAGGTCGCGTTCGGCCACTTGAAGGCGTTCGTATTGCGTTGGCGCATCTTGCAGGGCGGCGAGTTGCGGAGAGATGCGCTGGTGGTGTTCGGCATTGTAATCCAGAGTGCGGATGCGCTGGTGTACCTGTTCGCGTTCTGCTTGTTCATTGGGTGCGTATTTGGCCTCGTCCAGCCATTGTTGTGCGAGGTCGCGTTTTTCTCGAAATGCGGGCAATTCCGCGAGGACTTTTTCACGCTGTTCTGAGGCGAGTTGAAGTTGGGCATTTTGTGCCTCGACAGAGTCGAGTGCTTTGAGTTTTTCGCGCAGGGTGCGGTGTTCTGCCGGGTTATAGGTGAGGTTTTCAAGCGCACTGTGGGCCTGGGATAGCGCGCGCGCATCCGGGCTGTTCTGGGTTTGTTCACGCAATTGAGTTTCCAGGTCACTGATTTTAGCCGACAATGTTTCGCTGGTTTGCACGGCCTTTTCGGCTTCTTTTAGTGCGGCTTCTGCTTCGGCGAGGTGTTGGGCGGTGTCTTCGCTCTGTGCGAGTTGGTTTTTAATTTTTTGATAGCGATGTCTGTGCTGTTCGCGTTCTGCTTCGGCTTTTTGAATATCCGACTCCAATTGTATGATCTGCGTCTGTTGTTCTCTCATCTGATTTGAGAGTTTTGTCGCTACTTCTTCGCGGTGGGTCTGGTCGAGTTCGCTGCCACATAAAGGACAGGAGGCATCCTGGACATTTTGCAAAATTTGCTGTTGTTGAGCAATGTCTTCGCGGGCTTGTTGCAGAGTGTTGAGGCGTTCGCTGTTATTTTCAATCTGAATTTTATAGGCACTACCTTTGTTGCGAATCTCATCGCGTTTGGCTTCGAGAGATTGAATTTCTTCGGCTTGTACGCGGAGGGATCGCCGCGTTTCTCGGCGCGTTTCAATGTCGGCCACCAGTACATCGGTTTGTTGTCTGTGATGTGTGTGGGTGCTGATCTCTATTTTTATATTTTCAATAGCACTGTCTATTTGTCGCTCGATGTCTCGAATATTGCGCTCAACGCGCTCCCGGTTTTCGCGTATCTCTTCCCATTCGCGATCCTGTTGTCTGGCTTTGTGCAATGCCTCGAGTTGTGTTTGAATGGTCTCGCGATCGGAGAGAAGTGCTTCTGTTTCTCGCAATGTGCGTTCTGCATCGCCAATGCGTATTTGCCATTCGCCGAGGCGGCGTTCCACTTCGTGACGCCGGTCGGCGATTTTTTGATCGAGTTCTCCTGCGCGTTTCTCAAGTGGTCTCAATGTGTGTAGTTTTGTTTGCAGGTCTGCGTCTTCTTTTTGAAGTGCCCGATATTTTTCGGCGGCATTTGTGATTTCGGCGCGTCTGTCGAGGATTTCGCGATAGGTTGCCACGTCTTGTTGCGCTTTTTCACACGCGGTTTGTTGTTCTTGCATGTCCGATTCAATGCGCGATATTTCTTTTTGAAGTGCCTCGCGCTCGGCTTCACGGCGTTCGCGTTGGGTGCGTATTTTTCGCAGTTCTTCGCGTCGATTTTCCGCGCTTTCCAATTCGCTATTGCAGGCCTGGAGTTGTGCGTTGACGCCGTCGCGCTGTGCTACAAATTCATCGCGTTTTTCAATGGTCTGCACGATGTCATCTCTTTTTGCGCGAGCGGTTGCGAGTTCTATATCTCCCTCGCGTGCGCGTTCTCGCGCGAGAGAAGACAGGTCGTCGTAATGCGATAGGCCGAGAATATCTGAGAGAAGGGCTTTTCGCTGGCTCGCTTTGCAACGCGTAAATTCGTCTGCGCGCCCCTGAAGAAGAAAAGCCGAGTTGATAAAGGTCTCATAAGTCATTCGCAACAGGGTGTCAATACTGGCCTGTGTTTGGCGCACAGCACTTTCTTCCGAGAGGGTTTTGTATGCGTTCGTTTCAGGCGAGTAAATTTGAAATTCGAGGCGGGTGGTCGCGCTTTTGCCGGTTTTGCGAAAGCTGCGGCTGATGCGATAGCGATCATTTTCGAGGAAAAATTCAAAATCAACCCGCATTTCAGTGGCGCCAATTCGCAGCAGGCCGTCGTTGGGACGGCGTTCACTGCCAGATTTGCGGGCCTCTCCCCACAGTGCCCAGGTGATGGCATCGAGCAGAGCAGATTTGCCGTGCCCATTGCGACCGCTTATGCAGGCGACGTGAAAGCCCGAAAAATCGAGGGGGGGCACGTTTTCGCCGTAGCTGAGAAAGTTCTGCAGGGAAAGGCTTATGGGAATCATTCGCCACCTCTGAGTTCTGCTTCGAGTTGCGCGCCGTAATTCTGGAGGTCTTTTTCGATGTCTTTGAGATCGGGGTGATTTTGCAAATATGCGTGGAGCGCGTCTTTTATGCCCATATCTTCTGAGATATTGGCTCTGCGTTGGTGTTTTTGTGCCCTGGGTTTGGGCGCAATGCTGGCGACCATGAACGCGTCTTTGAGCGCGTTTTTGATGGCTTTGAGGTCAACGGTATCTGTGCGGTCGCCGGGCAAATCGTAGATAACGCGCACAATGGCATCGGTCAGGGTGTGTTTGCCGATGGCTTCGAGTATGGCTGTCGTAGGGTCCTGGTCTGGGGCGATATCAACCGATACCGTGCAAAAGGGACGGGCCGGCGTGCTTACAAATTTGTAAGATGTCGTCCGCCCTGTCTCCTGAGTTTCTATTGTGACCATGACGACGCCTTTGGTTTCTCGTTCTTCGCCAAAATCAATGCGTTCAATGCTGCCGGAATACACGACAGGGGGCTGGGCATTGGGGTTGAGGTCCTGAAATTTGTGGATATGCCCCAGGGCGACGTAGTCAAAGGCGGGGTTGGCGAGTGTGCTGGTGAGAAAAACGGGATCGCGCCCAATTATTGCGGTTTGTTCAGAGCCGGACAAGGTGGCGTCGGCAGCAGCGAGGTGGCCCACGAGCACGGCGGGGATATCGGGCTTGATCTGGGTGACCAGGTTTTCAATCAGGAGGGCACCCAGGTCTTGAAGTTTTTCGACGACTTCTTCTTGCGACAGGTTGTGATAGGGCCCCTGGGTCAACAGGCGGCTGCGGTGTAGCCAGGGCAAGCAGGCAATTTGAATGGGTCCTGATTTTGTGTCAATGTCGATGAGTCGGTCTTCAGAGGCAATGTGGACACCTCTGGTGCCCAGTGTGCCAAAGATATCAACAGATGAGGCTTTGCCATAAGATACGGGGCTGTCGTGATTGCCGGTGATCATGACGATGGGAATGTCGCGGGCACTGAGCCTGTGAATGAGAGATGCAAATTCGCGCTGGTGGGTGGGCGTGGGGTCGCATGAGCGATAGGCATCACCGGCAAAGATGACGAGATCGACATCTTCTTTTATAGCTTCTTCAAACGAGAATCGCAGACTTTTGATAAAGTCTTGCAAGCGCGTGTGAAGGCCAGTAGCCGAATCGAGGCGGCCGTAATTTTCAACGCCAACATGGGTGTCGGCAACGTGTAGAAATTTGATGGACATAGCAAGAGAGGTCGTTATGGGAGGGAGAGGATAGGGGAAATTTAAAGAAGAAATAAGAACGTGGAAAGAGCAAAGTTGCACACAGCACAGGCTTATGGGCTTACCTCTGGCGAGAGTTTTACTTTAATCTGCAGTTTTGTGACATCTGTGAAGTGGATCGCCAGTTTTCTGCGGCCCTTGTTATCGGCCTGTTTGGGATTGGGAGAGGTGGGCAAGGGGATTGCGTTGAGGACTGTGAATATGGCGTCGGATGGCGATAAAATTTCCGCTTTGAGATGTTTGCCCCTGCGCGTTAGAAGGGCGGTTTGTCCGTCGAGTTTGACACTGGCTCTCGTGTGCATGAACCACCAGAGTTCAGATGGGGATTTGGCTTCAATGTCGTCGGTAATCACGACATGATTTTGGTCTATTATCTCAAAGGTGCGCTGCGCACGCGTTGCATCATCGGCATAAACATCGGTGAGATCGACAACAGCTGTCGCATGACTGGGATCAGCCTTGAAGGCGGTGATGGGACATTCGGCTTTTGGGTTCTGATCTGGACCATTGCCAGGGTTGAAGACGAGGGTGTTGTGGCCTTCGGCGCGGATGCGGTAGAATTCCCACCGTTGGCGTTTGTTGCGATGTCTTTGATAGGTTTCGCGTTCCGTGCCCGAGTCGATAGCCCATCGCTCGCCGAGTGCTTCGAGGATGAACGTGCCCTGATCCAGGTGCCGGTGCATGCCCAGATTGTAATTGCCGCCTGCCTGAATGCCCAGCACGAGGGCGTGGGGGTCTGTCCAGGAAGAACGCAGGGTGGCGACATCGGCTTTGCGAAAGTGTTTGTCGAGGGGCAGGGTGCCGGGGTCAAAGTCTTTTGCGCTGTCGTCGAACCACAGCAAGTCGAGCACTGTGCCCCTGCCGTATTGCCTGAGCGTGTCGTAGCGAAACCAACTGTAGTGTTGTATGCCGTAGTGCGTGCCCATCCAGAAGTGCATGGGGGTACTCATGCGCCGCAACCCGCAATCGGCAAAGTCAAAACTGTAGCGATCTGCCCCCGAGATATAAATCTGATAATTCCCGCTCTCTTTGAAACCGGGTATAGCTGCGAGATCAAAATCGGTGCCGAGAGCACTGAACAGGCTGGATAAGAAGAGTACGTTGTAACGCGCACCATAATCCCAATAGGTCACGCCTTCGATACCAGCGCCATCGGGGGCGTAAAAATTCATCGATAGGGGAATGCCTTTGATGCCCGCGTGGAGAATTTCACTGGCGAGTTCGGGTTCTTCATCGGCGATGGCGAGCGCGCCCATGCCAAGCCCGCCGTTGCAGACCTGGTTCCAATTGTTGTGACTGCGCGCCCACCAGGCGTTTTCGCGATAGCCTTTTAAGCCGGGTTTGAGACCTTTTTCCACGATGGCACTGCGAAGGATGTGACG
This window of the Gemmatimonadota bacterium genome carries:
- a CDS encoding SMC family ATPase; its protein translation is MIPISLSLQNFLSYGENVPPLDFSGFHVACISGRNGHGKSALLDAITWALWGEARKSGSERRPNDGLLRIGATEMRVDFEFFLENDRYRISRSFRKTGKSATTRLEFQIYSPETNAYKTLSEESAVRQTQASIDTLLRMTYETFINSAFLLQGRADEFTRCKASQRKALLSDILGLSHYDDLSSLARERAREGDIELATARAKRDDIVQTIEKRDEFVAQRDGVNAQLQACNSELESAENRREELRKIRTQRERREAEREALQKEISRIESDMQEQQTACEKAQQDVATYREILDRRAEITNAAEKYRALQKEDADLQTKLHTLRPLEKRAGELDQKIADRRHEVERRLGEWQIRIGDAERTLRETEALLSDRETIQTQLEALHKARQQDREWEEIRENRERVERNIRDIERQIDSAIENIKIEISTHTHHRQQTDVLVADIETRRETRRSLRVQAEEIQSLEAKRDEIRNKGSAYKIQIENNSERLNTLQQAREDIAQQQQILQNVQDASCPLCGSELDQTHREEVATKLSNQMREQQTQIIQLESDIQKAEAEREQHRHRYQKIKNQLAQSEDTAQHLAEAEAALKEAEKAVQTSETLSAKISDLETQLREQTQNSPDARALSQAHSALENLTYNPAEHRTLREKLKALDSVEAQNAQLQLASEQREKVLAELPAFREKRDLAQQWLDEAKYAPNEQAEREQVHQRIRTLDYNAEHHQRISPQLAALQDAPTQYERLQVAERDLENAQTQFNTAKKRLTELTERDGQARQRLTEITAAINSAESTLEEANTLEKTIAQMRAQRDNLLQQNAALQSQIEHCDALSAEQNAVEEKIKSCERDIRIYRELTTAFGKDGIQALIIEQAIPEIEEEANRILARLTDNRTQIALESLRDLKTGGTRETLDIKISDELGERSYELYSGGEAFRIDFSIRIALSKLLSRRTGTRLRTLVIDEGFGTQDAEGLDHLVEAIQAISGDFEKILIITHVESLKQAFPVRIEVTKYPDLGSRFEVLY
- a CDS encoding exonuclease SbcCD subunit D, which gives rise to MSIKFLHVADTHVGVENYGRLDSATGLHTRLQDFIKSLRFSFEEAIKEDVDLVIFAGDAYRSCDPTPTHQREFASLIHRLSARDIPIVMITGNHDSPVSYGKASSVDIFGTLGTRGVHIASEDRLIDIDTKSGPIQIACLPWLHRSRLLTQGPYHNLSQEEVVEKLQDLGALLIENLVTQIKPDIPAVLVGHLAAADATLSGSEQTAIIGRDPVFLTSTLANPAFDYVALGHIHKFQDLNPNAQPPVVYSGSIERIDFGEERETKGVVMVTIETQETGRTTSYKFVSTPARPFCTVSVDIAPDQDPTTAILEAIGKHTLTDAIVRVIYDLPGDRTDTVDLKAIKNALKDAFMVASIAPKPRAQKHQRRANISEDMGIKDALHAYLQNHPDLKDIEKDLQNYGAQLEAELRGGE
- a CDS encoding DUF4962 domain-containing protein, which encodes MKSIATIIILMLSIQTHTEAFTPPDKDRILTTLKPGHPRLMMDANTLARIKEQIARDTVAAKIYRRVKRETQKILTQKPSEYSIPDGRRLLSTSRRVKERVRQLAFVYLMEGGKPYLERAWTELESAARFKDWNPDHFLDTAEMTYAFAVGYDWLYKHWTEEQRHILRSAIVEKGLKPGLKGYRENAWWARSHNNWNQVCNGGLGMGALAIADEEPELASEILHAGIKGIPLSMNFYAPDGAGIEGVTYWDYGARYNVLFLSSLFSALGTDFDLAAIPGFKESGNYQIYISGADRYSFDFADCGLRRMSTPMHFWMGTHYGIQHYSWFRYDTLRQYGRGTVLDLLWFDDSAKDFDPGTLPLDKHFRKADVATLRSSWTDPHALVLGIQAGGNYNLGMHRHLDQGTFILEALGERWAIDSGTERETYQRHRNKRQRWEFYRIRAEGHNTLVFNPGNGPDQNPKAECPITAFKADPSHATAVVDLTDVYADDATRAQRTFEIIDQNHVVITDDIEAKSPSELWWFMHTRASVKLDGQTALLTRRGKHLKAEILSPSDAIFTVLNAIPLPTSPNPKQADNKGRRKLAIHFTDVTKLQIKVKLSPEVSP